The Benincasa hispida cultivar B227 chromosome 11, ASM972705v1, whole genome shotgun sequence genome has a segment encoding these proteins:
- the LOC120090012 gene encoding calcium/calmodulin-regulated receptor-like kinase 1, whose product MKEESTGLAIGISIGVVIGVLLAILALFCFKYHRKRLQIGNSSSRRATNVPIRTNGADSCTILSDSTVGPQSPVKASRNSISSWLDGFKRSSVISATGMPEYSIKDLQKATGNFTSVIGKGAFGPVYKATLPTGETVAVKVLATNSKQGEREFQTEVMLLGRLHHRNLVNLVGYCAERGEHMLVYVYMSKGSLASHLYSDKNGLLSWYMRVRIALDVARGLEYLHDGAVPPVIHRDIKSANILLDESMRARVADFGLSREEMVDSQAANIRGTFGYLDPEYISSRNFNKKSDVYSFGVLLFEIIAGRNPQQGLMEYVELAAMNFDGKVGWEELVDSRLEGTFDVQELNEVAALAYKCVNRVQKKRPSMRDNVQVLSRILKQRHSNRRNQNTVLTTTDEVAVDVDQLEARSPRPDHRRQQSADSTAESCEV is encoded by the exons ATGAAAGAGGAGTCGACTGGGTTGGCTATTGGAATTTCAATAGGAGTGGTGATTGGAGTTCTTTTGGCCATTCTTGCATTATTCTGCTTTAAATACCATAGGAAGCGGTTGCAGATTGGTAATAGCAGTTCGAGGAGGGCAACTAATGTTCCTATTCGAACAAATGGAGCTGATTCTTGTACTATCCTATCAGACTCAACAGTCGGTCCACAATCACCGGTGAAGGCCAGCCGGAATAGCATATCCTCATGGCTTGACGGATTTAAGAGAAGCAGTGTGATCTCTGCAACTGGGATGCCTGAATATTCTATTAA GGATCTGCAAAAAGCAACTGGCAATTTTACAAGTGTAATAGGAAAAGGGGCATTTGGTCCTGTTTATAAAGCTACACTGCCAACTGGTGAGACTGTTGCTGTGAAAGTGCTCGCAACCAATTCTAAACAAGGAGAGAGAGAATTCCAGACAGAG GTGATGTTATTGGGAAGATTGCATCATAGAAACCTCGTGAATTTGGTTGGATACTGTGCTGAAAGAGGCGAGCATATGCTTGTGTATGTCTACATGAGTAAAGGCAGCCTAGCTTCTCACTTGTACA GTGATAAGAATGGACTATTGAGTTGGTATATGAGAGTTCGTATAGCTTTAGATGTAGCAAGGGGCTTGGAGTATCTCCATGATGGG GCAGTTCCTCCAGTAATTCACCGGGATATCAAATCAGCCAACATTTTGTTGGACGAGTCCATGAGAGCAAGG GTTGCTGATTTTGGGCTTTCAAGAGAAGAGATGGTTGACAGTCAAGCAGCTAACATTAGAGGAACTTTCGGATATCTTGATCCTGAGTATATATCTTCAAGGAATTTCAATAAGAAAAGCGATGTTTATAGCTTCGGAGTATTACTTTTCGAGATTATAGCTGGCAGAAATCCTCAACAGGGACTTATGGAATATGTTGAGCTT GCTGCTATGAATTTTGATGGGAAAGTTGGGTGGGAGGAACTTGTTGATTCCCGGCTTGAAGGAACCTTCGATGTTCAAGAGCTGAACGAAGTTGCAGCTCTTGCATACAAATGTGTTAACCGTGTCCAGAAAAAGCGACCTTCAATGAGAGACAATGTACAAGTTTTGTCCCGAATCCTAAAACAAAGGCACAGCAACAGACGTAATCAAAATACAGTGTTGACGACAACGGATGAAGTTGCCGTTGATGTCGATCAACTAGAAGCCAGGAGTCCAAGGCCTGACCACAGAAGACAACAGTCCGCGGATAGTACAGCTGAATCATGTGAAGTTTAG